Proteins encoded within one genomic window of Triticum aestivum cultivar Chinese Spring chromosome 2D, IWGSC CS RefSeq v2.1, whole genome shotgun sequence:
- the LOC123050178 gene encoding NDR1/HIN1-like protein 3, whose product MCCSDCGCYDAFCDCCCPCVSYDARETILCCAACLAVLAGVVLFAVLLAAYGFIRRPEVAVVDASLTRLALATSPATAFAYNLSLTLTVRNKNWAMSVKNTEPLEADYSFDGQRFERVRLADEGSTHPAGKTQVYHLVSGSDGAYVALGNAGVAEFKEENKTGVFQVEVALSGEVRYQAHFTKCKVLAKCPLKLQLAPPGTPAVVFQKVKCKLSPADKNC is encoded by the coding sequence ATGTGCTGCAGCGACTGCGGCTGCTACGACGCATTCTGCGACTGCTGCTGCCCCTGCGTCTCCTACGACGCGCGCGAGACCATCCTCTGCTGCGCGGCCTGCCTCGCCGTGCTCGCCGGCGTCGTCCTCTTCGCCGTCCTCCTCGCGGCCTACGGCTTCATCCGCCGCCCCGAGGTCGCCGTCGTCGACGCCTCCCTCACGCGGCTCGCGCTGGCCACGTCCCCCGCCACCGCCTTCGCCTACAACCTCTCGCTCACGCTCACCGTCCGGAACAAGAACTGGGCCATGAGCGTCAAGAACACGGAGCCGCTCGAGGCCGACTACAGCTTCGACGGCCAGCGCTTCGAGCGGGTCAGGCTCGCCGACGAGGGCTCCACGCACCCCGCCGGCAAGACCCAGGTGTACCACCTCGTCTCCGGCTCCGACGGCGCCTACGTTGCGCTCGGCAACGCCGGTGTCGCCGAGTTCAAGGAGGAGAACAAGACGGGGGTGTTCCAGGTGGAGGTGGCGCTGTCGGGCGAGGTCAGGTACCAGGCGCACTTCACCAAGTGCAAGGTCCTGGCCAAGTGCCCGCTCAAGCTGCAGCTCGCGCCGCCCGGCACGCCGGCCGTCGTCTTCCAGAAGGTCAAGTGCAAGCTCTCTCCGGCAGACAAGAACTGCTAG